ACCCAATATTATCCAGATCTGTCACCGCTACAATTTCATTTCCTTCAGTATTTAAAAAACAATAGTTTGTCAAGGCACGGCTCACTTCCGTTGCGATCCCTTTACCCCAATACTTTTTGCTCAGGGTATAACCAATTTCTATCTGGTCAGGTACATCTGCAAAATTCCTGGCAAGGCACATTCCTATAAAATCATTGCTTTCAACATCAAATATACCAAAACGTCCAAACGGTCCTTTGGTATAATCCTCAAGAGCTGCTTCAAACATTTCTGCATATTGTTCGGGAGAACGGTAAGGAAGGTATTTTGTAACCTCTTCATCTTCAAAAAGATCGCAAAATAGGTTTTGCTCTTCAGCTGAAAATTGACGGATAACAAAATTTTGATTCTGGTGTAAAATAGACATGTATAAAAATTTATAATAAATAAAATTACAAATTATATACGATAATTGCTCAAAGTAAATTCGATTGTGCTGATGCTTAAATGAAACGATTTCAACCTAAAATTTTTGTCCCTGGATCTGTAGAGGTATCCTATCTAAGATTAGGGACTGTACAAACAGACATACCTCAATTCTGCCCTCTTGGGACTGCCTCCTGATTAACTGTGGAACATTCAAGACTGTTCATATCTGGAAACAGACCCCGGAAGGCTGGAAGATTTCAAGGGTTGTGAGTTTATAGACATTAAATTTAAGTTAAAAATATTACTTTCTATAAATCAATAGATTACATTGGAAATAAATCTGATATAATCATTGTCATATATTTTATATTCTCTATTTGTTAAATTTCTAAAAAGTTTACACACAGATGATTTATAAGCTTTTGTACATTAAATGGAATGCATAAGATCAGGAGGCTTCGCATGATGGATATTAAAAAAAAGTGTTACTTTTGCTTGAACTAATAAAATTGTTTTGCAGCATTTTTATTAGTAATTTTAGTACACCAATTTTATAAAAACAATTAAATCCATCCATATGAGAAAAATAATTCTACTCATTACATGTATGTTCGGCGTTTCCGTTTTCTCACAGATCAAAGTGCTGAAAAATGAAAGCCTGGTGGAAATTGGCAAAGATAATTCCGTAGGTCTATATAAAAAAGAGGATAAATTTACCATCAATTATCAGGATCTTAATACGAGCAATCTGAATACCATCAGATCTTTTTCTTTTCAGAATCTGGACAGTGATGTATCCGGGCTTTACAAACTGATCATAGATGGTTTTATATCAACTCCTGACGAAAATATCATCCTGGAACTTCCCAATGATATCATTGAGCTTCACTATGAAAAAAACTACGGCCAGCCAACGGTTCAGTTCATCCAGTACATCAATAAAAACCGTAAATACGTAGGAAAATCTCAGTTTTTAAACAGAAAACAGGTTGAAAAAGTTTTTGGGAAAACCAATGGTAAAGCTGCCATGTATGAAAAACCGGGTACTATGCACCAGATCAATGGTACAAAGACCTCAAGCCAGGCCTCTACTGCTGCTCCAACATCAGGCAGCAGCAACAAAAACAAAAAATCAAAGAAATAACACGATTATTTTTCAATAATACTGAACTCATTCATCCGAATGAGTTTTTTATTTTTACTTTTGCATAAAGACATCAAGAATATGCCGCTTCAGATAATCAATTTAACCAAGAAATTTGGGGAACAGACTGCACTAGACAACATCAATATTTCTATTGATAAAAATGAGATCATTGGTCTTCTGGGTCCAAACGGAGCCGGAAAATCCACGCTGATGAAATCTATTGTCGGAGCCCTGAAAATTGATCAGGGCGAGATTATTTTTAACGGAATGAATATATCGGAGAATGAGATTGAAAGCAAGAAGAAAATTGGTTTTCTTCCTGAAAACAATCCTTTGTATCTGGAAATGTACGTGAAAGAATATCTGCAGTTTGTGGCAAACATTCATAAAATTCCTTCTGCCAGAGTGGATGAAGTGATTGAGCTGGTAGGAATTACTCCAGAAAGATCAAAAAAGATCGGACAGCTTTCAAAAGGCTATAAGCAAAGGGTGGGACTGGCACAGGCGATTATTCACCAGCCTGATTTACTGATTCTGGACGAACCTACAAACGGTCTGGACCCTAATCAGATTATTGAGATCAGAAATGTGGTAAAAGAGATCGGACAGCAGAAAACAGTACTTCTGTCTACCCATATTATGCAGGAAGTAGAAGCTTTATGTTCAAGGGTCATCCTGATCCATAAGGGCACTATTCTGCAGGACTGCCCTATCGATGAATTTAAAGGCAGATTTGACAGCCTGGAGGAAGCTTTTGCAAGCTATACAGCCGTTTCATAATTTTTTTCAATGGAAATTCACATCACTCACGGACAGAACGTTATCAAAGTTCTGTACGATGGTTTTGCCAGCTGCTTAATCATCAAACGTCCTGTTGTCGTCAACTGGCCGGATTCCAGAGGAAGTGTGGGTGAATATTTTTCGGTATCAGAACTGTCTGAGGAAGAGAAAATAACATTGGCCGATAAACTTAATCGCTCACTTATTCATGGAACAGAATCTGAGATTATGTCTGGCATTGAAGATTTCCTCAGTCTTTTTGAAAATGGAATTTACCAGGTAAATCTGGGTACAATCCCGTTTGAAAATTCCAACTTTTATATGAGCAGGCCTGTACCTGAAGATGAAAATAATCCTGACAGCAGGAAATTTTCCGGCTGGTTCTACCCTTTTCAGGATTTTAATTATTTATATACCCTGGAGAGCAACAGTATCGATACAGACAGAGTGAAATATTACATGGATTTGATCAGAAAAGGCGGCCGGCCAAAACCCATTATATTGTATAGTCTCTCTAACCAGAATCCACAGATGAGCTGTGCCTTCGTACTAGATGGTCATCATAAAATTGAAGCTTACACAAAGTTGCAAATGGATATTCCTGCAGTATTTATTTCCAAAAACAGTGACGGTTACAGTACATCTTCAGAGTTGATGCACGGAGCACACGCCCTGCTTCATAATGTAGAGTTTGAACACCTTTTTCAGAATAATGATGACAATCTGCCCCATATTGATTTTCTTAACGATGAAGTACTGACTAATGCCCTAGACAGAATGCTGCGGGAATCAGAAAGAATTGACATTGCTATTATTGAAATCCTAATCAGGCATCACCAGTCCGGCTCTCCGGATGAAAGAAAATGGCTGGACAGACGACTTGAATTTTTAAGAGAAAACATCCACCTTAATCTTCTGAATGGCAAAAAAGGCTTAAACCTATATTTCCGTCAATATATAGAAGATTATAAGACCAATACCTGGTTTCTGAAAACACTTACCAATACAGCGGAACTCAATACATGGATTTATGAAACAATCCTAAAATAAGGATCAAATGGCTTTATATTTGATTGGAATGTACTACAACCAATAACTCATATTATAATGATCAAAAAGATTTTACTAGGTGCATTCTGCATCGCCCAGTTTTCTTTAGCTTACGCAAACGAAAAACGAGCTGTCATCAATAGTTCCAAGGTATCAGATGAGGTACAGCCATTTCAAAAGATCCCTAAAACAGTGATCATCAAAACAAAAAAGTTTAAGATCAGGATAGATAAGCAACCCAACGGAAAGTATCTTTACCAGTCATGGGCTGCCAACGCCAAGATCACTTCAAAACCGAGTATGATCATCAGTGATGGAGAACTGATTCCGGATGGTACAGGAGGAAATTACTATTTCAGCTTCATTAATAAGGGCTTTACTTATCAGGTATGGAGAAATTACCTCACGGATTCAGCTTCTAAGGCTCCTTATACTCTAAGTGTGAGTGATGAGAACGGTAATGAAGTTGTCAATCAGGATGGATTTGTAGTGAAGCAGTAGGAATATACTTATAACCTGCAGATTATTCAGATTTCCAGATCCATCAACGTCTGCGCCATCTATATAATCTGCGGGCTTTTGTAAAATCGAATTGAAAGCAAGAAGAAAAAGTATGAGTAAAATGAGCTTACCCTCTTTTTAAGTTCCGGACTGTCTCAATTCTGTACGGAAACGACTTCCCTCATAGCTTTCTTTCGCCGCTTTATAACCGATATTGAAAATCTCTTCCAGGCGGTCTTTACCCCGTTCAAAAGCTCCGTAAGAAGACAGTTTCTGTGACGTAATAAACCAGTCACAATATTCAAACTTCCCTTTCTCTATTCTGTAAGAAAGAAGATCATAGGAACGGGAAACAATGGCTTTAATTGATTTTAAATCTTTGATATTGGTATCGTGTGGCGGGGATACAAAAACGCCGATCAGCTTATCACATTCGCCCCTGATAATATCCGCCGGAAAATTATTCAGTACACCTCCATCACAATACATTTCTTCACCGATAATATAAGGTGTTGTCACTCCGGGAATGGAGCATGATGCAATAATGGCATCTACTACCTCAAAGTTGTCATCAAAAATTTTCTGGGTTCCGGAAACAAGTTCGGTTGCTACAATCTTCACTTCCTTATCCAGATCTCCCAGCTTCATATCGTGGAAAATAGGCTTCAGATAATTCCTGAAAATAATGGAAGAAACCAGTCCCGGCTGATTAAACGCAAAATGTTTCCAGTTGAAAAAATATACTGAATTGAAGAAATCCAGGATCTCATCCGGTGTTTTTCCTACAGCATAAAGACATCCAACAATAGATCCGGCACTGCAGCATGACAGCACATCAATCTCTATATTGTTTTCGTTCAAGAATTTTAGCACTCCTGCATGGGCAATCCCTTTGGTTCCACCACCTGACAAAACCAGCCCTGTTCTCTCAAAATTCATAGAATAAATGTAAGGAAACAGGGCGAGAAAATAATCGTAATTTTATTAATATTATATTAAAATTATTTCAAAAGATATTCCTGCATAAATCTGATCACTGCAAGGCGCTGAAAATCCACATTCTCTTTTTTTCTGAATCCGTGGCCTTCGTTTTTAGCTTCAAGGTACCATACCGTTTTACCTTGTGCTTTCAGCTTATCTCTCATCTGAACAGCTTCCGTAACAGGCACTCTCGGATCATTGGTTCCCTGGATAATAAACATCGGTTTCTTGATTTTATCGATATTGTTCAGAGGAGCAATTTTAGTAAAGAATGTTGCCATTTTAGGAATTCTTTCATCGCCATACTCTACCCTTCTGAGATCTCTTCGGTATTCTTCTGTATTTTTAAGGAAGGTATTGAAATCCGAGATTCCTACAATATCCACGGAACATCTGATCTTATTGGCATATTCATAAGCTGTGGCCAATGTCATAAAACCACCGTAGCTTCCGCCCATAATCATAATTCTGTCTTTATCCAGCTCGGGTTGTTTTGCAATCCAGTCCAGAAGGCTTCCAATATCTTTCACGGAATTCATTCTGAGATCCCAGTTATCAGCGGCAATAAATGTCTTTCCAAAGCCTGAAGAACCTCTTACATTAGGATAGATCATGGCAACGCCCATTTCATTGGTAAAATAGTTTGAAGAGCCTATAGACGAAGCCATAGACTGTCCTTCCGGACCACCGTGGATATTAATAATCACGGGTCTTTTTCCGGTAAATTTAGGTGCTGCCGGATAATAGAATCCCGAGATCTTCATTTGATCAAAACCTTTCCATTCGATCAGCTTTGGAACGGACATGTCTGATGGCTGCATTTCGCCCTGCTCACTCTCGGTCCATCTTTCGATATCCTTACTCACCAGATCCATTTTATAGACATCCGAACCTGAATCTGCTGCAGATCTTGCAAAATAAAGGGATCTTCCGTCATTAGAAAACTTCACTCCTCCGATCAATCCTACCGGGACCTGACTTACAGGCTCATATTTTTTAGAATCTGCATGCAGTATGTACAGCTTGTTTATTCCACTTTCATTGGTCACAAAAGCAATTGTAGACCGGTCTTCAGAAATATCGTAGTTTTCTACATTCCATGGGATAGAGGTAGTAAGATATTCTGTCTTTTTGTTTTTTAAATTTAAAACAGCCAGTCTGCTGAATTCATTATTTCGGTCTGTGATGTAGAAAATTTCATCAGGATTTTTGCTGAAGGAAGCATTTCCCTGTACTATTCCTTTTTCTTTTCTGTCAGTAATTGGTTCCAGCTTTTTTGTTACTGTATCATACATGTACAGGTAGGAATCATTGGCAGAAACATATTCACCTATCAGTAATTTCTTTCCATCGTCTGAAATGCTGTTGATGCCCCATCCACCGCCTTTCAGCTCCAGAATCATTTGTGTATTTTCCGGTTTTAAAGGATCCATATAATAAATATCTCTGTCGCCTCCGTTTCTTTTCGTCGATGAAAAGTAAAATCCTGAACCGTCTTTCTTCCAGATAACGCCACCATTTTGGGATCTTCCGCCATCAGTGAGAAGTTGAGACTGTAAAGTCTTCAGATCAAGC
The Chryseobacterium sp. W4I1 DNA segment above includes these coding regions:
- a CDS encoding GNAT family N-acetyltransferase, coding for MSILHQNQNFVIRQFSAEEQNLFCDLFEDEEVTKYLPYRSPEQYAEMFEAALEDYTKGPFGRFGIFDVESNDFIGMCLARNFADVPDQIEIGYTLSKKYWGKGIATEVSRALTNYCFLNTEGNEIVAVTDLDNIGSQKVLEKAGFSRIDNLKRADSELAYFIVRRS
- a CDS encoding ABC transporter ATP-binding protein — encoded protein: MPLQIINLTKKFGEQTALDNINISIDKNEIIGLLGPNGAGKSTLMKSIVGALKIDQGEIIFNGMNISENEIESKKKIGFLPENNPLYLEMYVKEYLQFVANIHKIPSARVDEVIELVGITPERSKKIGQLSKGYKQRVGLAQAIIHQPDLLILDEPTNGLDPNQIIEIRNVVKEIGQQKTVLLSTHIMQEVEALCSRVILIHKGTILQDCPIDEFKGRFDSLEEAFASYTAVS
- a CDS encoding patatin-like phospholipase family protein, with amino-acid sequence MNFERTGLVLSGGGTKGIAHAGVLKFLNENNIEIDVLSCCSAGSIVGCLYAVGKTPDEILDFFNSVYFFNWKHFAFNQPGLVSSIIFRNYLKPIFHDMKLGDLDKEVKIVATELVSGTQKIFDDNFEVVDAIIASCSIPGVTTPYIIGEEMYCDGGVLNNFPADIIRGECDKLIGVFVSPPHDTNIKDLKSIKAIVSRSYDLLSYRIEKGKFEYCDWFITSQKLSSYGAFERGKDRLEEIFNIGYKAAKESYEGSRFRTELRQSGT
- a CDS encoding prolyl oligopeptidase family serine peptidase, coding for MKKQYIILALSLAGILSAQDKNEWVSPNENLIAENILPIPKSLNQAIKKYSENRNAGLADVHPNGKEIIAVTRFASTNQLHKIAVPLGARKQITFFDEPVNGASYEPVKGEYLIYTKDTGGNEFGQLFKLDLKTLQSQLLTDGGRSQNGGVIWKKDGSGFYFSSTKRNGGDRDIYYMDPLKPENTQMILELKGGGWGINSISDDGKKLLIGEYVSANDSYLYMYDTVTKKLEPITDRKEKGIVQGNASFSKNPDEIFYITDRNNEFSRLAVLNLKNKKTEYLTTSIPWNVENYDISEDRSTIAFVTNESGINKLYILHADSKKYEPVSQVPVGLIGGVKFSNDGRSLYFARSAADSGSDVYKMDLVSKDIERWTESEQGEMQPSDMSVPKLIEWKGFDQMKISGFYYPAAPKFTGKRPVIINIHGGPEGQSMASSIGSSNYFTNEMGVAMIYPNVRGSSGFGKTFIAADNWDLRMNSVKDIGSLLDWIAKQPELDKDRIMIMGGSYGGFMTLATAYEYANKIRCSVDIVGISDFNTFLKNTEEYRRDLRRVEYGDERIPKMATFFTKIAPLNNIDKIKKPMFIIQGTNDPRVPVTEAVQMRDKLKAQGKTVWYLEAKNEGHGFRKKENVDFQRLAVIRFMQEYLLK